The Phyllostomus discolor isolate MPI-MPIP mPhyDis1 chromosome 4, mPhyDis1.pri.v3, whole genome shotgun sequence genome window below encodes:
- the CALHM4 gene encoding calcium homeostasis modulator protein 4: protein MGAALNRIVSSLQKSGTLINSLIAALTIGGQQLFSSFTFRCPCQVGKNFYYGSAFLVIPALILLVAGYALRSQMWTISNEYCCKCAPPHRRISLLERKLACLRFCNITGRALIAPLTWLVTTLMTGTYYECAASEFVSVDHYPVFDNINASKREEILAGFPCCTSAPPDMNLVRDEVSLLHRYQSQMLGWILITLASITALVSCCVVRCCSPLTSLQHCYWTNHLHHERELFEQAAEQHSRLLILQRIKKLFGFVPGSEDVKHVRIPSCQDWKDISAPSLLCLGKDLQGHYSFLGDQEHEDEVNEESKSRGIELKP, encoded by the exons ATGGGTGCAGCTCTCAACCGTATTGTATCTTCTCTGCAGAAAAGTGGAACATTGATCAACTCTTTAATTGCTGCTTTGACTATTGGTGGGCAACAGCTGTTCTCCTCTTTCACATTCAGATGTCCCTGTCAGGTTGGGAAAAACTTCTATTATGGTTCTGCTTTCCTAGTCATCCCTGCCCTGATCCTTCTGGTTGCTGGCTATGCTCTGAGAAGCCAAATGTGGACAATTTCCAACGAATACTGCTGCAAATGTGCCCCTCCACACCGAAGAATCAGCCTCCTGGAGCGCAAGCTGGCATGCCTTAGGTTCTGCAACATCACCGGGAGGGCACTCATTGCTCCATTGACGTGGCTGGTGACGACCCTGATGACAGGCACGTACTATGAATGTGCAGCAAGTGAATTTGTATCTGTGGACCATTACCCAGTGTTTGACAACATCAATGCCAGCAAACGGGAAGAGATCTTAGCTGGGTTTCCATGTTGCACATCAGCTCCACCTGACATGAACCTGGTAAGAGATGAGGTATCTCTTCTGCACAGATACCAGTCACAA aTGCTGGGCTGGATTTTGATCACCTTGGCAAGCATCACTGCCCTGGTCTCCTGCTGTGTGGTCAGGTGCTGCTCGCCCCTCACCTCTCTGCAGCACTGCTACTGGACCAACCACCTGCACCACGAGAGGGAGCTCTTCGAACAAGCTGCTGAGCAGCACTCGCGCCTCCTCATCCTGCAGCGCATCAAGAAACTATTTGGCTTTGTTCCTGGGAGTGAAGATGTGAAGCACGTACGTATTCCTTCGTGTCAGGACTGGAAAGATATTTCAGCACCCAGTCTTCTCTGTTTGGGTAAAGACTTGCAAGGTCACTATAGCTTCCTTGGGGACCAGGAACATGAAGATGAGGTTAATGAAGAAAGCAAATCAAGAGGTATTGAATTAAAACCTTGA